From one Equus asinus isolate D_3611 breed Donkey chromosome 5, EquAss-T2T_v2, whole genome shotgun sequence genomic stretch:
- the MAP3K6 gene encoding mitogen-activated protein kinase kinase kinase 6 isoform X1, whose protein sequence is MPQIPGIQFPISDPQDLAIWSLDFALSSRFPEGELQISGRGPPAGFCISRSRRRFPIPTGFPNPRSLDPPPLAPAPPRVPRAGRRTPERPRMAGPCPRSGVLERAGSCWQDPLAEALSRGRPITGSPGRGCGRSRPLSVVYVLTREPQPAVESEAGAEAEPLPLRCLREACAQLPGSRPRPQLRSLPFGTLALGDTAALDSFYNADVVVLEVSSSLAQPSLFYHLGVRESFSMTNNVLLCSQADLPDLQALREDVFQKNSDCVGSYTLIPYVVTATGRVLCGDAGLLKGLADGLVQAGVGTEALLTPLVGRFARLLEATPTDSCGYFRETIRQDIRQARERFSGQQLRQELARLQRRLDSVELLSPDIIMNLLLSYRDVQDYSAIIELVETLQALPTCDVAEQHNICFHYTFALNRRNRPGDREKALAVLLPLVQFEGSVAPDLYCMCGRVYKDMFISSGFQDAEHREQAYHWYRKAFDIEPSLHSGINAAVFLIAAGQRFEDSEELQLIGMKLGCLLARKGCVEKMQYYWDVGFYLGAQILANDLTQVVLAAEQLYKLNAPIWYLLSVMETFLLYQHFRPTPEPPGGPPRRAHFWLHFLLQSCQPLKTACPQGDQCLVRPMRVGDLGEGQGLSHGPHSACHLQVLVLEMNKVLLPAKLEVQGMDPVSAVAVSLLEPETQDVPSSWIFPVTSICGVSASKRDERCCFLYVLPPAQDVQLCFPSVGHCQWFCGLIQTLVTNPDSTAPAEEAEGVGEVLEFDYEYTETGERLVLGKGTYGVVYAGRDRHTRVRIAIKEIPERDSRFSQPLHEEIALHKRLRHKNIVRYLGSASQGGYLKIFMEEVPGGSLSSLLRSVWGPLQDNESTISFYTRQILQGLSYLHDNHIVHRDIKGDNVLINTFSGLLKISDFGTSKRLAGITPCTETFTGTLQYMAPEIIDQGPRGYGKAADIWSLGCTVIEMATGRPPFHELGSPQAAMFQVGMYKVHPPMPSSLSAEAQAFLLRTFEPDPRLRASAQALLGDPFLQPGKRSRSPGSPRHAPRPSDNPSASPAPSADSTTQSQTFPRPQAPSQHLPSPPKRCLSYGDTSQLRVPEEPGAEEPASPEESSESSGLSLLHQESKRRAMLAAVLEQELPALAENLRLEQEQSPRLSRSHVEQLLRCLRAHIHTPNRRQLSQELRALQGQLRAQGLGPALLHGPLFAFPDAVKQILRRRQIRPHWMFVLDSLLSRAVRAALAALGPEGEKEAVPPRSEESSKEEESLQRQQEILVQPNGLPREPEQDPPPLMVQLGLLRAETDRLRDVLAEKEQECQALVRQALQRVEGEARTYVPASEPSAAVTVDQGLVQWLQELSVDSGTIQTLLNHSFTLHALLACATRDDLIYTRIRYGLGPPRVTCPHAGQILIPSHRGGMICRIWRAILAQRAGSTPVTLGPQEAE, encoded by the exons ATGCCCCAGATTCCCGGGATCCAATTCCCGATTTCAGATCCTCAGGACCTTGCAATTTGGAGCCTGGATTTCGCCCTGAGCTCCAGATTTCCGGAAGGGGAGCTCCAGATTTCCGGAAGGGGACCTCCAGCCGGATTCTGCATCTCCAGATCCCGTAGGAGATTTCCGATTCCGACTGGATTCCCTAACCCAAGATCCCTGGACCCGCCGCCCCTGGCTCCTGCCCCGCCCAGAGTGCCCAGAGCCGGGCGCCGGACGCCCGAGCGCCCCCGCATGGCGGGGCCGTGCCCGCGGTCGGGGGTCCTGGAGCGCGCCGGCAGCTGCTGGCAGGACCCGCTGGCCGAGGCGTTGAGCCGGGGCCGGCCGATCACAGGGTCCCCGGGCCGAGGCTGCGGGCGAAGCCGGCCGCTCAGCGTGGTCTACGTGCTGACCCGGGAGCCACAGCCTGCGGTGGAGTCCGAGGCAGGAGCCGAAGCGGAGCCGCTGCCCCTACGCTGCCTGCGCGAGGCCTGCGCGCAGCTCCCCGGATCGCGGCCGCGGCCACAGCTGCGTAGCCTGCCCTTTGGGACGCTCGCGCTGGGAGACACCGCGGCGCTCGATTCCTTCTACAACGCGG ATGTGGTGGTGCTGGAGGTGAGCAGCTCCTTGGCGCAGCCTTCCCTGTTCTACCACCTTGGTGTGCGTGAGAGCTTCAGTATGACCAACAACGTGCTCCTCTGCTCCCAGGCAGACCTCCCTGATCTGCAGGCTCTGCGG GAGGATGTTTTCCAGAAGAACTCG gACTGCGTTGGCAGCTACACACTGATCCCCTATGTGGTGACAGCCACTGGTCGGGTGCTGTGTGGAGATGCAGGCCTCCTGAAGGGCCTGGCTGATGGGCTAGTACAGGCCGGGGTGGGCACTGAGGCCCTACTCACACCCCTGGTGGGCCGGTTTGCCCGCCTGCTGGAGGCCACACCCACGGACTCTTG TGGCTATTTCCGGGAGACCATTCGGCAGGACATCCGCCAGGCCCGGGAGCGGTTCAGCGGGCAGCAGCTGCGGCAGGAGCTGGCTCGCCTGCAGCGGAGACTGGACAGCGTGGAGCTGCTGAGCCCCGACATCATCATGAATCTGCTGCTCTCCTACCGTGACGTGCAG GACTACTCAGCCATCATTGAGCTGGTGGAGACGCTGCAGGCTTTGCCCACCTGTGACGTGGCTGAGCAGCACAACATCTGCTTCCACTACACGTTTGCCCTCAACCG GAGGAACAGGCCTGGGGATCGGGAGAAGGCACTGGCTGTGCTGCTGCCGCTGGTACAATTTGAGGGCTCTGTGGCACCTGACCTATACTGCATGTGTGGCCGTGTCTACAAGGACATGTTCATCAGCTCTGGCTTCCAGGATGCTGAGCACCGGGAGCAGGCCTATCACTG gtaTCGCAAGGCTTTTGACATTGAGCCCAGCCTCCATTCAGGCATCAATGCAGCCGTGTTCCTCATCGCCGCCGGGCAGCGCTTTGAGGACTCTGAGGAGCTCCAGCTTATTG GCATGAAGCTGGGCTGCCTGCTGGCCCGAAAAGGCTGTGTGGAGAAGATGCAGTATTACTGGGATGTAGGCTTCTACCTGGGAGCTCAGATCCTCGCCAATGACCTCACCCAGGTGGTGCTGGCTGCAGAGCAGCTGTACAAGCTCAATGCCCCCATATG GTACCTGCTGTCCGTGATGGAAACCTTCCTGCTGTACCAGCATTTCAGACCGACACCAGAGCCCCCTGGAGGACCCCCACGCCGTGCCCACTTCTGGCTCCACTTCTTGCTACAGTCCTGCCAGCCGCTCAAAACGGCCTGTCCCCAAGGGGACCAGTGCTTGGTGAGGCCCATGAGGGTGGGGGAtctgggagaggggcagggcctTTCTCATGGACCCCACTCCGCCTGTCATCTGCAGGTGCTGGTCCTGGAGATGAACAAGGTGCTGCTGCCTGCAAAGCTGGAGGTTCAGGGTATGGACCCGGTGAGCGCAGTGGCTGTGAGCCTGCTGGAGCCTGAGACTCAG GACGTTCCCTCCAGCTGGATCTTCCCGGTCACCTCCATCTGCGGGGTCAG CGCCTCCAAGCGAGACGAGCGCTGCTGCTTCCTCTACGTGCTTCCCCCGGCCCAGGATGTCCAGCTGTGCTTCCCCAGCGTAGGGCACTGCCAGTG GTTCTGCGGCCTGATCCAGACCTTGGTGACGAATCCGGATTCCACGGCGCCTGCGGAGGAGGCAGAGGGCGTGGGGGAGGTGCTGGAG TTTGATTATGAGTACACGGAGACCGGCGAGCGGTTGGTGCTGGGCAAGGGCACGTACGGGGTAGTGTACGCCGGCCGCGATCGGCACACGCGGGTACGCATCGCCATCAAGGAGATCCCGGAGCGGGACAGCAG GTTCTCTCAGCCCCTGCACGAAGAGATCGCTCTGCACAAACGTCTGCGCCACAAGAACATTGTGCGCTATCTGGGCTCAGCCAGCCAAGGCGGCTACCTCAAGATCTTCATGGAGGAAGTGCCTGGAG GCAGCTTGTCCTCCTTGCTGCGCTCAGTGTGGGGACCTCTGCAGGACAATGAGAGTACCATCAGTTTCTACACCCGCCAGATCCTGCAGGGACTCAGCTACCTGCATGACAACCACATTGTGCATCGAGACATCAAG GGGGACAATGTTCTGATCAACACCTTCAGTGGGCTGCTCAAGATTTCTGACTTTGGCACCTCCAAGAGGTTAGCAGGCATCACACCATGCACTGAGACCTTCACAG GGACCCTTCAGTATATGGCCCCAGAAATCATTGATCAGGGCCCACGAGGGTATGGGAAGGCGGCTGACATCTGGTCACTGGGCTGCACTGTAATTGAGATGGCCACAGGTCGTCCACCCTTCCACGAGCTAGGGAGCCCACAGGCTGCCATGTTTCAG gTGGGCATGTACAAGGTACATCCGCCAATGCCCAGTTCTCTGTCAGCCGAGGCCCAAGCCTTCCTCCTCCGAACTTTTGAGCCAGACCCCCGCCTCCGAGCCAGTGCTCAGGCATTGCTGGGGGACCCCTTCCTGCAGCCGGGGAAGAGGAGCCGCAGCCCTGGCTCCCCACGACATGCTCCACGGCCCTCAG ATAACCCTTCAGCCAGCCCTGCTCCTTCAGCTGACTCCACCACCCAGTCCCAGACATTCCCGCGCCCTCAGGCACCTTCTCAGCACCTGCCCAGTCCCCCCAAGCGCTGCCTCAGTTATGGGGACACCAGCCAGCTCCG GGTGCCTGAGGAGCCCGGGGCCGAGGAGCCCGCGTCCCCTGAGGAGAGTTCGGAGAGTTCGGGGCTGAGCCTGCTGCACCAAGAGAGCAAGCGCCGGGCCATGCTGGCCGCGGTGCTGGAGCAGGAGCTGCCCGCGCTGGCGGAGAATCTGCGCCTGGAGCAGGAACAG agTCCCCGTCTGAGCAGGAGTCATGTGGAACAGCTACTGCGCTGCCTCAGGGCGCACATCCACACTCCCAACCGCCGGCAGTTGTCTCAGGAGCTCCGGGCGCTACAAGGGCAGCTGCGGGCCCAGGGCCTTGGGCCTGCCCTTTTGCATGGACCACTCTTCGCCTTCCCGGATGCG gtgAAACAGATCCTCCGTAGGCGCCAGATCCGCCCACACTGGATGTTCGTGCTGGACTCGCTGCTCAGCCGCGCTGTACGGGCAGCCCTGGCTGCGCTGGGCCCAG AGGGTGAGAAGGAGGCAGTCCCACCGAGATCAGAGGAGTCCAGTAAAGAAGAGGAGTCCCTGCAGAGACAGCAGGAGATCCTGGTCCAGCCAAACGGGCTTCCCAGGGAGCCCGAGCAGGATCCCCCACCTCTGATGGTGCAGCTGGGCCTCCTGCGAGCAGAGACTGATAG GCTTCGAGATGTCCTGGCTGAGAAGGAACAGGAGTGCCAGGCCCTGGTGCGACAAGCTCTACAGCGGGTGGAGGGGGAGGCCAGGACCTATGTCCCAGCCTCAGAGCCCTCAG CTGCTGTCACAGTGGACCAGGGCCTGGTGCAGTGGCTACAGGAACTGAGCGTGGACTCAGGCACCATCCAGACG CTGCTGAACCACAGCTTCACCCTCCATGCCCTGCTGGCCTGTGCCACTAGAGATGACCTCATCTATACCCGCATCAGGTATGGCCTGGGCCCTCCAAGGGTGACCTGCCCTCATGCTGGCCAGATCCTGATCCCCAGCCACAG GGGAGGGATGATATGCCGCATCTGGAGAGCTATCTTGGCACAGCGAGCAGGATCCACGCCAGTGACCCTTGGACCCCAGGAGGCTGAATGA
- the MAP3K6 gene encoding mitogen-activated protein kinase kinase kinase 6 isoform X3 has translation MPQIPGIQFPISDPQDLAIWSLDFALSSRFPEGELQISGRGPPAGFCISRSRRRFPIPTGFPNPRSLDPPPLAPAPPRVPRAGRRTPERPRMAGPCPRSGVLERAGSCWQDPLAEALSRGRPITGSPGRGCGRSRPLSVVYVLTREPQPAVESEAGAEAEPLPLRCLREACAQLPGSRPRPQLRSLPFGTLALGDTAALDSFYNADVVVLEVSSSLAQPSLFYHLGVRESFSMTNNVLLCSQADLPDLQALREDVFQKNSDCVGSYTLIPYVVTATGRVLCGDAGLLKGLADGLVQAGVGTEALLTPLVGRFARLLEATPTDSCGYFRETIRQDIRQARERFSGQQLRQELARLQRRLDSVELLSPDIIMNLLLSYRDVQDYSAIIELVETLQALPTCDVAEQHNICFHYTFALNRRNRPGDREKALAVLLPLVQFEGSVAPDLYCMCGRVYKDMFISSGFQDAEHREQAYHWYRKAFDIEPSLHSGINAAVFLIAAGQRFEDSEELQLIGMKLGCLLARKGCVEKMQYYWDVGFYLGAQILANDLTQVVLAAEQLYKLNAPIWYLLSVMETFLLYQHFRPTPEPPGGPPRRAHFWLHFLLQSCQPLKTACPQGDQCLVLVLEMNKVLLPAKLEVQGMDPVSAVAVSLLEPETQDVPSSWIFPVTSICGVSASKRDERCCFLYVLPPAQDVQLCFPSVGHCQWFCGLIQTLVTNPDSTAPAEEAEGVGEVLEFDYEYTETGERLVLGKGTYGVVYAGRDRHTRVRIAIKEIPERDSRFSQPLHEEIALHKRLRHKNIVRYLGSASQGGYLKIFMEEVPGGSLSSLLRSVWGPLQDNESTISFYTRQILQGLSYLHDNHIVHRDIKGDNVLINTFSGLLKISDFGTSKRLAGITPCTETFTGTLQYMAPEIIDQGPRGYGKAADIWSLGCTVIEMATGRPPFHELGSPQAAMFQVGMYKVHPPMPSSLSAEAQAFLLRTFEPDPRLRASAQALLGDPFLQPGKRSRSPGSPRHAPRPSDNPSASPAPSADSTTQSQTFPRPQAPSQHLPSPPKRCLSYGDTSQLRVPEEPGAEEPASPEESSESSGLSLLHQESKRRAMLAAVLEQELPALAENLRLEQEQSPRLSRSHVEQLLRCLRAHIHTPNRRQLSQELRALQGQLRAQGLGPALLHGPLFAFPDAVKQILRRRQIRPHWMFVLDSLLSRAVRAALAALGPEGEKEAVPPRSEESSKEEESLQRQQEILVQPNGLPREPEQDPPPLMVQLGLLRAETDRLRDVLAEKEQECQALVRQALQRVEGEARTYVPASEPSAAVTVDQGLVQWLQELSVDSGTIQTLLNHSFTLHALLACATRDDLIYTRIRYGLGPPRVTCPHAGQILIPSHRGGMICRIWRAILAQRAGSTPVTLGPQEAE, from the exons ATGCCCCAGATTCCCGGGATCCAATTCCCGATTTCAGATCCTCAGGACCTTGCAATTTGGAGCCTGGATTTCGCCCTGAGCTCCAGATTTCCGGAAGGGGAGCTCCAGATTTCCGGAAGGGGACCTCCAGCCGGATTCTGCATCTCCAGATCCCGTAGGAGATTTCCGATTCCGACTGGATTCCCTAACCCAAGATCCCTGGACCCGCCGCCCCTGGCTCCTGCCCCGCCCAGAGTGCCCAGAGCCGGGCGCCGGACGCCCGAGCGCCCCCGCATGGCGGGGCCGTGCCCGCGGTCGGGGGTCCTGGAGCGCGCCGGCAGCTGCTGGCAGGACCCGCTGGCCGAGGCGTTGAGCCGGGGCCGGCCGATCACAGGGTCCCCGGGCCGAGGCTGCGGGCGAAGCCGGCCGCTCAGCGTGGTCTACGTGCTGACCCGGGAGCCACAGCCTGCGGTGGAGTCCGAGGCAGGAGCCGAAGCGGAGCCGCTGCCCCTACGCTGCCTGCGCGAGGCCTGCGCGCAGCTCCCCGGATCGCGGCCGCGGCCACAGCTGCGTAGCCTGCCCTTTGGGACGCTCGCGCTGGGAGACACCGCGGCGCTCGATTCCTTCTACAACGCGG ATGTGGTGGTGCTGGAGGTGAGCAGCTCCTTGGCGCAGCCTTCCCTGTTCTACCACCTTGGTGTGCGTGAGAGCTTCAGTATGACCAACAACGTGCTCCTCTGCTCCCAGGCAGACCTCCCTGATCTGCAGGCTCTGCGG GAGGATGTTTTCCAGAAGAACTCG gACTGCGTTGGCAGCTACACACTGATCCCCTATGTGGTGACAGCCACTGGTCGGGTGCTGTGTGGAGATGCAGGCCTCCTGAAGGGCCTGGCTGATGGGCTAGTACAGGCCGGGGTGGGCACTGAGGCCCTACTCACACCCCTGGTGGGCCGGTTTGCCCGCCTGCTGGAGGCCACACCCACGGACTCTTG TGGCTATTTCCGGGAGACCATTCGGCAGGACATCCGCCAGGCCCGGGAGCGGTTCAGCGGGCAGCAGCTGCGGCAGGAGCTGGCTCGCCTGCAGCGGAGACTGGACAGCGTGGAGCTGCTGAGCCCCGACATCATCATGAATCTGCTGCTCTCCTACCGTGACGTGCAG GACTACTCAGCCATCATTGAGCTGGTGGAGACGCTGCAGGCTTTGCCCACCTGTGACGTGGCTGAGCAGCACAACATCTGCTTCCACTACACGTTTGCCCTCAACCG GAGGAACAGGCCTGGGGATCGGGAGAAGGCACTGGCTGTGCTGCTGCCGCTGGTACAATTTGAGGGCTCTGTGGCACCTGACCTATACTGCATGTGTGGCCGTGTCTACAAGGACATGTTCATCAGCTCTGGCTTCCAGGATGCTGAGCACCGGGAGCAGGCCTATCACTG gtaTCGCAAGGCTTTTGACATTGAGCCCAGCCTCCATTCAGGCATCAATGCAGCCGTGTTCCTCATCGCCGCCGGGCAGCGCTTTGAGGACTCTGAGGAGCTCCAGCTTATTG GCATGAAGCTGGGCTGCCTGCTGGCCCGAAAAGGCTGTGTGGAGAAGATGCAGTATTACTGGGATGTAGGCTTCTACCTGGGAGCTCAGATCCTCGCCAATGACCTCACCCAGGTGGTGCTGGCTGCAGAGCAGCTGTACAAGCTCAATGCCCCCATATG GTACCTGCTGTCCGTGATGGAAACCTTCCTGCTGTACCAGCATTTCAGACCGACACCAGAGCCCCCTGGAGGACCCCCACGCCGTGCCCACTTCTGGCTCCACTTCTTGCTACAGTCCTGCCAGCCGCTCAAAACGGCCTGTCCCCAAGGGGACCAGTGCTTG GTGCTGGTCCTGGAGATGAACAAGGTGCTGCTGCCTGCAAAGCTGGAGGTTCAGGGTATGGACCCGGTGAGCGCAGTGGCTGTGAGCCTGCTGGAGCCTGAGACTCAG GACGTTCCCTCCAGCTGGATCTTCCCGGTCACCTCCATCTGCGGGGTCAG CGCCTCCAAGCGAGACGAGCGCTGCTGCTTCCTCTACGTGCTTCCCCCGGCCCAGGATGTCCAGCTGTGCTTCCCCAGCGTAGGGCACTGCCAGTG GTTCTGCGGCCTGATCCAGACCTTGGTGACGAATCCGGATTCCACGGCGCCTGCGGAGGAGGCAGAGGGCGTGGGGGAGGTGCTGGAG TTTGATTATGAGTACACGGAGACCGGCGAGCGGTTGGTGCTGGGCAAGGGCACGTACGGGGTAGTGTACGCCGGCCGCGATCGGCACACGCGGGTACGCATCGCCATCAAGGAGATCCCGGAGCGGGACAGCAG GTTCTCTCAGCCCCTGCACGAAGAGATCGCTCTGCACAAACGTCTGCGCCACAAGAACATTGTGCGCTATCTGGGCTCAGCCAGCCAAGGCGGCTACCTCAAGATCTTCATGGAGGAAGTGCCTGGAG GCAGCTTGTCCTCCTTGCTGCGCTCAGTGTGGGGACCTCTGCAGGACAATGAGAGTACCATCAGTTTCTACACCCGCCAGATCCTGCAGGGACTCAGCTACCTGCATGACAACCACATTGTGCATCGAGACATCAAG GGGGACAATGTTCTGATCAACACCTTCAGTGGGCTGCTCAAGATTTCTGACTTTGGCACCTCCAAGAGGTTAGCAGGCATCACACCATGCACTGAGACCTTCACAG GGACCCTTCAGTATATGGCCCCAGAAATCATTGATCAGGGCCCACGAGGGTATGGGAAGGCGGCTGACATCTGGTCACTGGGCTGCACTGTAATTGAGATGGCCACAGGTCGTCCACCCTTCCACGAGCTAGGGAGCCCACAGGCTGCCATGTTTCAG gTGGGCATGTACAAGGTACATCCGCCAATGCCCAGTTCTCTGTCAGCCGAGGCCCAAGCCTTCCTCCTCCGAACTTTTGAGCCAGACCCCCGCCTCCGAGCCAGTGCTCAGGCATTGCTGGGGGACCCCTTCCTGCAGCCGGGGAAGAGGAGCCGCAGCCCTGGCTCCCCACGACATGCTCCACGGCCCTCAG ATAACCCTTCAGCCAGCCCTGCTCCTTCAGCTGACTCCACCACCCAGTCCCAGACATTCCCGCGCCCTCAGGCACCTTCTCAGCACCTGCCCAGTCCCCCCAAGCGCTGCCTCAGTTATGGGGACACCAGCCAGCTCCG GGTGCCTGAGGAGCCCGGGGCCGAGGAGCCCGCGTCCCCTGAGGAGAGTTCGGAGAGTTCGGGGCTGAGCCTGCTGCACCAAGAGAGCAAGCGCCGGGCCATGCTGGCCGCGGTGCTGGAGCAGGAGCTGCCCGCGCTGGCGGAGAATCTGCGCCTGGAGCAGGAACAG agTCCCCGTCTGAGCAGGAGTCATGTGGAACAGCTACTGCGCTGCCTCAGGGCGCACATCCACACTCCCAACCGCCGGCAGTTGTCTCAGGAGCTCCGGGCGCTACAAGGGCAGCTGCGGGCCCAGGGCCTTGGGCCTGCCCTTTTGCATGGACCACTCTTCGCCTTCCCGGATGCG gtgAAACAGATCCTCCGTAGGCGCCAGATCCGCCCACACTGGATGTTCGTGCTGGACTCGCTGCTCAGCCGCGCTGTACGGGCAGCCCTGGCTGCGCTGGGCCCAG AGGGTGAGAAGGAGGCAGTCCCACCGAGATCAGAGGAGTCCAGTAAAGAAGAGGAGTCCCTGCAGAGACAGCAGGAGATCCTGGTCCAGCCAAACGGGCTTCCCAGGGAGCCCGAGCAGGATCCCCCACCTCTGATGGTGCAGCTGGGCCTCCTGCGAGCAGAGACTGATAG GCTTCGAGATGTCCTGGCTGAGAAGGAACAGGAGTGCCAGGCCCTGGTGCGACAAGCTCTACAGCGGGTGGAGGGGGAGGCCAGGACCTATGTCCCAGCCTCAGAGCCCTCAG CTGCTGTCACAGTGGACCAGGGCCTGGTGCAGTGGCTACAGGAACTGAGCGTGGACTCAGGCACCATCCAGACG CTGCTGAACCACAGCTTCACCCTCCATGCCCTGCTGGCCTGTGCCACTAGAGATGACCTCATCTATACCCGCATCAGGTATGGCCTGGGCCCTCCAAGGGTGACCTGCCCTCATGCTGGCCAGATCCTGATCCCCAGCCACAG GGGAGGGATGATATGCCGCATCTGGAGAGCTATCTTGGCACAGCGAGCAGGATCCACGCCAGTGACCCTTGGACCCCAGGAGGCTGAATGA